A DNA window from Vagococcus penaei contains the following coding sequences:
- a CDS encoding YbaK/EbsC family protein, with translation MLNLEKIFTDKGIPFELYHHQAIFTNEDALVIKSEQGFSGTETKSLYLKDKQSNNYIYLTYTTKRSDFKALNHVIGKRLSVVSPDVMEEQTGQKPGAVSPFGYRMPTPVIIDEDLLSEEKLVFAPGRPDQTMVIWVKDLEKIIDILDLKTYILPVASNTDSLLN, from the coding sequence ATGTTGAATTTAGAAAAAATTTTTACTGATAAGGGAATACCTTTTGAACTGTATCATCATCAAGCGATTTTTACGAATGAAGATGCTTTAGTTATTAAATCTGAACAAGGCTTTTCAGGAACAGAAACGAAAAGTCTATATTTAAAAGATAAACAAAGTAACAACTATATTTATTTAACCTATACAACAAAACGAAGCGACTTTAAAGCCTTAAACCATGTAATTGGAAAAAGATTATCCGTCGTTTCTCCTGATGTTATGGAGGAACAAACCGGTCAAAAACCAGGTGCTGTCTCTCCTTTTGGCTATCGAATGCCGACGCCTGTTATTATCGATGAAGACTTATTATCCGAAGAAAAACTTGTCTTTGCACCTGGCAGACCAGATCAAACAATGGTCATTTGGGTTAAGGACTTAGAAAAAATCATTGATATACTAGATTTAAAGACATATATACTGCCTGTAGCTTCAAATACTGATTCATTATTAAACTAG
- a CDS encoding hexose kinase, translated as MIVTVTMNPSVDIAYTLPHLNLDQVNRCNQVSKTAGGKGLNVTRVIHQMNQDVVSTGLLGGALGDFIRESLTKDGIKHNFSDIDGQTRNCLAILHDNGAQTEILEAGPTITAAELKRFEQVMANLLPESDVMTLSGSLPKGIPTNYYVRLLELMSKDSIKVVLDTSGQSLIEVLQSSVKPYAIKPNLDELSDLTNQILTADETALKQALTADIFEGIPLIVVSLGSDGAFVKYTDRFYRVTIPKITVVNPVGSGDSTVAGIAIGLQKKESIEKVIKRAMALGMSNATHQATGYIDQDSYQEFEKQILVQEIK; from the coding sequence ATGATAGTAACAGTCACGATGAATCCGTCAGTTGATATAGCATATACCCTACCACATTTAAACTTAGATCAAGTCAATCGATGCAATCAAGTCAGTAAAACAGCAGGTGGTAAAGGGCTAAATGTGACTAGAGTGATCCATCAAATGAATCAGGATGTAGTGAGTACAGGTTTATTAGGTGGAGCTTTAGGTGATTTTATTAGAGAGTCTTTAACTAAAGATGGTATCAAGCATAACTTTTCTGACATTGATGGTCAAACTAGAAATTGTTTAGCCATTCTACATGATAATGGTGCACAAACAGAAATTTTAGAAGCAGGACCAACTATTACGGCAGCTGAGCTAAAAAGATTTGAACAAGTTATGGCAAATTTATTACCTGAAAGTGATGTTATGACTTTATCAGGTAGCTTACCTAAAGGCATACCAACCAATTACTATGTTCGCTTGCTAGAATTAATGTCAAAAGATTCAATTAAGGTTGTCTTGGATACATCAGGTCAGAGTTTAATTGAGGTTTTACAGTCTTCGGTAAAACCTTATGCGATTAAACCAAATCTTGATGAATTAAGCGATTTAACCAATCAGATTTTAACTGCAGATGAAACAGCGCTAAAACAAGCATTAACAGCTGACATTTTTGAAGGCATTCCTTTAATTGTGGTATCTTTAGGATCTGATGGGGCATTTGTCAAATACACAGATAGATTTTATCGTGTGACAATTCCTAAAATTACGGTAGTCAATCCAGTGGGAAGTGGGGACTCGACTGTTGCAGGAATAGCTATTGGCCTACAAAAAAAGGAATCAATTGAGAAAGTTATTAAACGTGCTATGGCACTAGGTATGAGTAATGCTACTCATCAAGCAACTGGTTATATTGATCAAGACAGTTACCAAGAGTTTGAAAAACAGATTTTGGTTCAAGAAATTAAATAA
- the lacD gene encoding tagatose-bisphosphate aldolase, producing the protein MKKLSTNKLTYMNQLSTEDGVIAALAIDQRGALKKMLAADGYKGDVEQAIIDFKKLVSEELTPYSSSILLDPEYGLPAASVKSETAGLLLAYEQTGYDATEPGRFPDLIHDYSALRLKEAGADAVKFLLYYDIDESEEINQRKQAFVERIGSECVAQDIPFYLELVSYDATIDDPKSKEYAKVKPHKVNDMMVEFSKDRYHVDVLKMEVPVNMNYVEGFAKDAEDVVYTAEEAKQYFREQSAATHLPFIFLSAGVSAKLFQDTLYFAKEAGSEFNGVLCGRATWKDGVSVFVKDGEQATRIWLQTEGRNNIEELNTALAATATSWHKKFN; encoded by the coding sequence ATGAAAAAATTAAGTACAAATAAATTAACTTATATGAATCAATTATCAACAGAGGATGGCGTAATCGCGGCATTAGCAATTGACCAACGTGGCGCATTGAAAAAAATGTTAGCGGCAGATGGGTACAAAGGAGATGTTGAACAAGCGATTATTGACTTTAAAAAACTAGTATCAGAAGAACTAACACCTTATTCATCATCGATTTTATTAGATCCAGAGTATGGTTTACCTGCTGCTAGCGTAAAATCTGAAACAGCAGGATTATTATTAGCCTATGAACAAACAGGTTATGATGCGACAGAACCTGGTCGTTTTCCAGATTTAATTCATGACTATTCAGCATTGCGTTTGAAAGAAGCAGGAGCTGATGCAGTTAAATTTTTACTTTATTATGATATTGATGAATCAGAAGAAATCAATCAGCGTAAACAAGCTTTCGTTGAGCGCATTGGTTCAGAATGTGTCGCACAAGATATTCCGTTTTATTTAGAGCTAGTCTCTTATGACGCAACAATTGATGATCCAAAAAGCAAAGAATATGCAAAAGTGAAACCTCACAAAGTAAATGATATGATGGTTGAATTTTCTAAAGATCGTTATCATGTTGATGTCTTAAAAATGGAAGTTCCTGTCAATATGAATTATGTTGAAGGATTTGCGAAAGATGCTGAAGATGTGGTCTACACTGCAGAAGAAGCGAAGCAATATTTTAGAGAGCAAAGTGCAGCAACTCATTTACCATTTATTTTCTTAAGTGCAGGTGTGAGTGCTAAGTTATTCCAAGACACATTATACTTTGCAAAAGAGGCCGGATCAGAATTTAACGGTGTACTATGTGGACGTGCAACTTGGAAAGATGGTGTAAGTGTCTTTGTGAAAGACGGCGAACAAGCCACTCGTATTTGGTTACAGACAGAAGGCCGTAACAACATTGAAGAATTAAATACGGCTTTAGCAGCAACAGCAACATCATGGCACAAAAAATTTAATTAG
- the nagA gene encoding N-acetylglucosamine-6-phosphate deacetylase encodes MHYFVKAKKIFLENRIATDAYLEINEGKFGNVYQKVPSEAVVIDVGDNWVGPGLVDTHIHGFHNFDVMDNSFDSLEAISKGLLGCGVTSFLPTTLTSSFDLLNAVAKTISEHHNKVSGAKIQGIFFEGPYFTEKHKGAQNPSYFKDPSMAEFRKWQTSANGMIKKIALAPERPGAAEFTQELVAEDVTVSLAHSEATYQEAQQVVDAGASIFVHTFNGMSGLSHRDPGMVGCAMNNSSVYNELICDGHHVHPVAVNILTKLKTPEKIALITDCMRAGGMPDGHYKLGEFPVEVKDGAARLESNGSLAGSVLTLIDGVKNVSEWEVATVADALNMASIVPAKSVGIDTLCGSISSGKAADFIIITPDIELLETYLDGNLVFSQKGN; translated from the coding sequence ATGCATTATTTTGTTAAAGCTAAAAAAATATTTTTAGAAAATCGCATTGCGACTGATGCATATTTAGAAATTAATGAAGGTAAATTTGGCAATGTTTATCAAAAAGTCCCAAGCGAAGCAGTTGTTATTGATGTTGGAGATAACTGGGTTGGACCAGGACTTGTTGATACACACATTCATGGATTTCATAATTTTGACGTGATGGATAATTCATTTGATAGCTTAGAAGCTATTTCTAAAGGATTACTTGGTTGTGGTGTAACAAGCTTTTTACCAACAACATTAACCTCATCATTTGATTTGTTGAATGCAGTAGCTAAAACAATTAGCGAACACCACAATAAAGTGAGTGGTGCCAAAATTCAAGGGATTTTCTTCGAAGGTCCTTACTTTACTGAAAAACATAAAGGTGCGCAAAATCCTTCTTATTTTAAAGACCCATCAATGGCTGAATTTAGAAAATGGCAAACGAGTGCTAATGGAATGATTAAAAAAATTGCGCTTGCGCCTGAGAGACCAGGAGCAGCTGAGTTTACACAAGAATTAGTCGCCGAAGATGTGACTGTCTCATTGGCTCATAGTGAAGCAACCTATCAGGAAGCTCAACAAGTTGTCGATGCCGGTGCATCAATTTTTGTTCATACATTTAATGGTATGAGTGGTTTAAGTCATCGTGACCCAGGAATGGTTGGTTGTGCCATGAATAATTCGTCTGTTTACAATGAATTGATTTGTGATGGACATCATGTGCATCCAGTAGCTGTAAATATTCTAACCAAATTAAAAACACCTGAAAAAATTGCTTTAATCACCGACTGTATGCGTGCAGGAGGTATGCCTGATGGACACTATAAATTAGGTGAATTTCCAGTTGAAGTCAAAGATGGAGCTGCTCGTTTGGAATCGAATGGTTCATTAGCCGGTAGTGTCTTAACTTTGATTGATGGAGTTAAAAATGTTTCAGAATGGGAAGTAGCAACTGTTGCTGATGCTTTAAATATGGCATCTATCGTTCCAGCAAAAAGTGTTGGTATTGATACTCTCTGTGGTAGTATTTCAAGTGGAAAAGCAGCTGATTTTATTATAATCACCCCCGATATTGAATTATTAGAAACTTATTTAGATGGTAATTTAGTCTTTAGTCAGAAAGGAAACTAA
- a CDS encoding SIS domain-containing protein, producing the protein MLDWNQAQLEEVGAVITTREISQQPTLWRETLAIFNANQVRINQFLDTLRSQVSDKVRVIFTGAGTSAYVGDVIRPHLMRFGNTDAYQFEAIPTTDIVSAPRNYFKANEPTLLVSFARSGNSPESVAAIELANELIDNVKHLIISCAPDGKLAINASDDANSYVILMPELSNDKGFAMTGSFSCMALTALLTFDHVNTQHEVIVDSMVSMGEQVINLEPKIQAILDQEFNRVVYLGSASLSGLTREAQLKLLELTAGKVATAFDSSLGFRHGPKSFVDEKTLVFGFISNDDYTSQYDVDILEEIKGNDIAAATVAIAQNKSTYTGDAIILENEYVLPDGYLALPYVMVAQVISLLTAVKVGNKPDTPSPTGTVNRVVQGVIIHSL; encoded by the coding sequence ATGTTAGATTGGAATCAAGCACAATTAGAAGAAGTTGGTGCAGTTATTACAACACGTGAAATTAGCCAACAACCAACATTATGGCGTGAAACATTAGCTATTTTTAACGCTAATCAAGTGAGGATAAATCAATTTTTAGATACATTACGTTCACAAGTTAGCGATAAAGTTCGCGTTATTTTTACTGGAGCAGGTACGTCAGCATATGTTGGTGATGTGATTCGACCACACTTAATGCGGTTTGGTAACACTGATGCATACCAATTTGAAGCAATTCCTACTACGGATATTGTGTCAGCTCCACGCAATTACTTTAAAGCGAATGAACCAACGTTATTAGTTTCGTTTGCACGAAGTGGTAACAGTCCTGAAAGTGTTGCAGCCATTGAGTTAGCTAATGAACTAATTGATAATGTTAAACACTTGATTATAAGCTGTGCACCAGATGGAAAATTAGCTATTAATGCTTCAGATGATGCTAATTCATATGTGATTTTAATGCCAGAATTATCTAATGATAAAGGGTTTGCAATGACTGGAAGTTTCTCATGTATGGCATTAACAGCCTTATTAACTTTTGATCATGTTAATACACAACATGAGGTAATTGTTGACAGCATGGTCAGTATGGGCGAACAGGTAATTAATCTGGAACCAAAGATTCAAGCTATTCTTGATCAAGAATTTAATCGCGTGGTTTATTTGGGTTCTGCTAGTTTGTCTGGCTTAACACGTGAAGCGCAATTAAAATTATTAGAACTGACTGCTGGTAAAGTAGCTACAGCATTTGATTCATCTCTAGGCTTTAGACACGGTCCTAAGTCATTTGTTGATGAAAAAACGTTAGTCTTTGGTTTTATTAGTAATGATGATTACACAAGCCAATACGATGTTGATATTTTAGAAGAAATTAAAGGGAATGATATTGCTGCTGCGACAGTTGCTATCGCTCAAAATAAATCAACCTATACTGGTGACGCTATTATCTTAGAAAATGAGTATGTTTTACCAGATGGCTATCTCGCATTACCATATGTGATGGTGGCACAAGTTATTTCATTATTAACAGCAGTTAAAGTTGGCAACAAACCAGATACGCCTTCACCAACAGGTACTGTTAATCGTGTCGTTCAAGGTGTTATTATTCATTCACTATAA
- a CDS encoding GntR family transcriptional regulator, which translates to MSIETELKPHDLLPSERELAEIYGVSRTTVRLALQELEHLGFIYKKHGKGTFVSSISKSILNLTGAYSFTEQMLSMGKEPKTIILDFEVIESNKYFSEQLGIHKGSKLIKIKRLRLADDEPMMLERSYLPYKRFETLTSQRLEEKPMYDIFFTDFNETIKCAEEEFYASIVSDKDAELLNVPKSSAALNLVRKTYNQTNEVIEYTLSVARADQFRYKVLHNRA; encoded by the coding sequence TTGTCGATTGAAACAGAGCTAAAGCCACATGACTTACTGCCTTCAGAGCGCGAGTTAGCAGAAATATATGGTGTTAGTCGCACGACAGTTCGTTTGGCGTTACAAGAATTAGAGCATTTAGGATTTATTTATAAAAAACATGGCAAAGGAACATTTGTTTCTAGTATTTCTAAAAGCATTTTAAATTTAACAGGTGCTTATAGTTTTACAGAGCAAATGTTATCGATGGGAAAAGAACCCAAAACAATTATTTTAGATTTTGAAGTAATCGAAAGTAACAAATACTTTAGTGAACAGCTAGGGATTCACAAAGGAAGTAAACTAATTAAAATCAAACGATTGCGATTAGCTGATGATGAACCAATGATGTTAGAACGTTCTTATTTACCATATAAACGTTTTGAAACATTGACTAGTCAGCGATTAGAAGAAAAACCAATGTATGATATTTTCTTTACTGATTTTAATGAAACGATAAAGTGTGCCGAAGAAGAATTTTATGCCAGTATTGTTAGCGACAAAGATGCAGAATTGTTAAATGTACCAAAAAGTTCTGCAGCTTTAAATTTGGTTAGAAAAACTTACAATCAGACAAATGAAGTTATTGAGTACACGCTAAGTGTGGCTAGGGCGGACCAATTTAGATATAAGGTTCTACATAATAGAGCTTAA
- a CDS encoding AEC family transporter, giving the protein MVFVASTESILSIILIIGLGYLLRRRGWFADSFSGNISKLIMNIALPASIFVSVLKYLTRDKLFALSGGLVYTILSIIIGYLLAYFMVFIFKIPVGRKGVFINAVVNANTIFIGLPLNIALFGENSLPFFLIYYVTNTVSTWAFGALIIAHDNPEKKSGSTKFNLKKLLPPPLIGFLVALVFLLGNLPVPTFINSTLTYVGNMVTPLSLIYIGIILCDAGLRNIRLDRETLLALFGRFILSPVVMIILIFALERYLGQVPIVEAKTLVIQSAGPALAVLPILANEANGDVKYATNIVTTSTVLFMVVVPLLSGLLNMLF; this is encoded by the coding sequence GTGGTTTTTGTTGCATCTACTGAAAGTATTTTATCTATTATCTTAATTATCGGTTTAGGTTATCTTTTACGAAGACGGGGCTGGTTTGCTGATAGTTTTAGCGGAAATATTTCAAAATTAATTATGAATATTGCCTTACCCGCTTCAATTTTTGTCTCAGTTTTGAAATATTTAACCCGTGATAAATTATTTGCTTTATCTGGGGGCTTAGTCTATACAATTTTATCTATTATTATTGGGTACTTACTGGCTTATTTTATGGTATTCATCTTTAAAATACCCGTTGGTCGTAAGGGAGTTTTTATTAATGCAGTTGTTAATGCTAATACTATTTTTATTGGCTTACCGTTGAATATTGCATTATTTGGTGAAAATAGTTTACCATTCTTTTTAATTTATTATGTGACAAATACCGTTTCAACTTGGGCATTTGGAGCCTTGATTATTGCTCATGATAATCCTGAGAAAAAATCAGGTTCAACCAAATTTAATTTAAAGAAATTATTACCACCACCATTGATTGGTTTTTTAGTTGCTTTAGTTTTCTTACTTGGTAATTTACCTGTACCAACGTTTATTAACTCGACACTAACTTATGTTGGTAATATGGTGACACCTTTATCATTAATTTATATTGGGATTATTTTATGTGATGCAGGGCTTCGAAATATCCGTCTTGATCGGGAGACACTACTTGCTTTATTTGGACGCTTTATTTTATCACCAGTTGTGATGATTATTTTAATTTTTGCATTAGAACGTTATTTAGGACAAGTTCCAATCGTCGAAGCGAAAACCTTAGTAATCCAATCAGCGGGACCTGCCTTGGCAGTTTTACCAATTTTAGCGAACGAAGCAAATGGTGACGTTAAGTATGCTACGAATATAGTGACGACGAGTACCGTTTTATTTATGGTTGTTGTTCCTTTATTAAGTGGATTACTTAATATGTTGTTTTGA
- a CDS encoding malolactic enzyme: MKTAYDILNDPFLNKGTAFTKEERDKLSLWGLLPPKIQTIEEQASQTYQYYQMKETNGAKRAFLMEIFNTNRTLFFYLFSQHLVEFMPIVYDPTIADSIEHYSERFVEPQHAVYLSIDQPDKMQDTLKQATIGRDIQLIVVTDAEGILGIGDWGVNGVDISIGKLMIYTAAAGIDPKTVLPVVLDVGTNRESLLNDSLYLGNRHQRIRGERYDQFVAKFVETVEDLFPKIYLHWEDFGRANAARILDTYKNKVTTFNDDIQGTGIITLAGILGALAISQEKLTDQIYVSYGAGTAGAGITQRIYQEMLQQGLSEQEAHAHFYLVDKQGLLFDDMSDLTPEQRPFARNRSEFEHSEQLTNLEAVVKAVKPTILVGTSTVHGAFTETVVKEMAKHTKRPIIFPLSNPTKLAEATALDLIEWTNGRALVATGIPTDPVTYQGVTYTIGQANNALVYPGLGLGTIASTATVLNDEMISQAAHSLGGLVDSSQPGAAVLPPVSQLTHFSDIVAIAVGQSAIDQGLSKSRVTNMKQAIADLKWIPEYQPMNY; the protein is encoded by the coding sequence ATGAAAACTGCTTATGACATATTAAATGATCCTTTTCTCAACAAAGGTACAGCTTTTACAAAAGAAGAGCGAGATAAATTGAGTTTATGGGGGCTATTGCCACCGAAGATTCAAACGATTGAGGAACAAGCAAGTCAAACGTATCAATACTATCAAATGAAAGAGACTAATGGTGCCAAACGAGCTTTCTTAATGGAGATATTTAATACAAATCGTACATTGTTTTTTTATCTTTTTAGTCAGCATTTAGTTGAGTTTATGCCAATTGTATATGATCCAACAATTGCGGATTCAATTGAACACTACAGTGAACGTTTTGTTGAACCACAACATGCTGTTTATTTATCTATTGATCAACCTGACAAGATGCAAGACACGTTAAAACAAGCGACGATTGGTCGTGATATTCAATTAATTGTTGTGACGGATGCTGAAGGTATTTTGGGGATTGGCGATTGGGGAGTTAATGGTGTCGATATTTCGATTGGAAAGTTAATGATTTATACTGCTGCAGCTGGGATTGACCCAAAGACGGTATTACCAGTTGTCTTAGATGTTGGCACGAATCGCGAATCGCTACTAAATGATTCGCTTTACCTGGGTAATCGTCATCAACGGATTCGTGGTGAACGTTATGATCAGTTTGTTGCGAAGTTTGTCGAAACAGTGGAAGACTTATTCCCTAAAATTTATTTACACTGGGAAGATTTTGGACGTGCAAATGCTGCTCGAATTTTAGACACCTATAAAAATAAAGTTACGACATTTAACGATGATATTCAAGGGACAGGAATAATAACGTTAGCTGGAATTTTAGGTGCACTAGCTATTTCACAGGAAAAATTAACAGATCAAATTTATGTATCTTATGGTGCTGGAACAGCTGGAGCCGGAATTACTCAGCGGATTTATCAAGAAATGCTTCAACAAGGGTTATCTGAGCAAGAAGCACATGCGCATTTTTACTTAGTCGATAAACAGGGATTATTGTTTGATGATATGTCAGATTTAACGCCAGAACAACGGCCATTTGCTCGCAACCGGTCAGAATTTGAGCATTCTGAGCAATTAACCAATTTAGAAGCAGTCGTAAAGGCTGTGAAACCAACTATCTTAGTTGGAACGTCAACAGTTCATGGTGCGTTTACCGAAACGGTTGTCAAAGAGATGGCGAAGCATACTAAGCGCCCAATTATTTTTCCATTAAGCAATCCAACTAAATTAGCTGAGGCAACAGCTTTAGACTTAATTGAATGGACAAATGGACGTGCGTTAGTTGCGACTGGAATTCCAACTGACCCTGTAACTTATCAAGGAGTGACTTACACGATTGGCCAAGCAAATAATGCGCTAGTGTATCCTGGATTAGGTTTAGGTACAATTGCTTCAACTGCAACAGTTTTAAATGACGAGATGATTTCTCAGGCTGCACATTCATTGGGTGGGTTAGTTGATAGTTCTCAACCTGGAGCAGCGGTTTTGCCACCAGTGTCTCAGTTAACACATTTTTCTGACATTGTCGCAATAGCTGTTGGTCAAAGTGCGATTGATCAAGGATTATCAAAATCGAGAGTTACCAATATGAAACAAGCAATTGCCGACTTAAAATGGATACCTGAATATCAACCAATGAATTATTAA